In Sagittula stellata E-37, a single genomic region encodes these proteins:
- a CDS encoding AAA family ATPase, with protein MNQITQMETTGQNDLVSYLKDHMTARIVGQERFVDRLLLALFADGHVLLEGAPGLAKTKAVNALASTIDCDARRIQFTPDLLPSDLTGTDIYRPEEGTFAFQRGPLFHNLILADEINRAPAKVQSALLEAMAERQVTVGGTTYQLPDLFMVMATQNPIEQEGTYPLPEAQLDRFLLHVNIDYPSVDAEREILKIVRGEVAGDAPAPARMIATAEILAARKQAMTVYASDALTEYLIQIIQATRHPKVYGEDLAEMIAYGASPRATIALDRCARVHAWMRGAAFATPSDVQAVLHDVLRHRVILSYEAEADGKTPDSFIDALIERVPVA; from the coding sequence ATGAACCAGATCACCCAAATGGAAACCACAGGCCAGAACGATCTGGTCTCGTACCTCAAGGACCATATGACGGCGCGCATTGTCGGTCAGGAGCGTTTTGTCGATCGACTGCTGCTGGCCTTGTTCGCCGACGGGCATGTCCTGCTGGAAGGGGCGCCGGGTCTGGCCAAGACCAAGGCCGTGAACGCGCTGGCCAGCACCATCGACTGCGATGCAAGGCGCATCCAGTTCACCCCCGACCTCTTGCCCAGCGATTTGACCGGCACCGACATCTACCGCCCCGAAGAGGGGACTTTCGCCTTTCAGAGGGGGCCGCTCTTTCACAACCTGATCCTCGCCGACGAGATCAACCGCGCCCCCGCCAAGGTGCAGTCGGCCTTGCTTGAGGCGATGGCCGAACGACAGGTCACCGTGGGCGGGACAACCTATCAGCTGCCTGACCTCTTCATGGTCATGGCCACCCAGAACCCGATCGAACAGGAAGGCACCTATCCGTTGCCCGAAGCGCAGCTTGACCGGTTCCTGCTGCATGTGAACATCGACTACCCGTCGGTGGATGCCGAACGCGAGATCCTGAAGATCGTGCGCGGCGAAGTGGCGGGGGACGCGCCCGCCCCCGCCCGAATGATCGCGACCGCCGAGATCCTGGCCGCGCGCAAGCAGGCGATGACTGTCTACGCCTCGGATGCGCTGACGGAATACCTCATCCAGATCATCCAGGCGACGCGGCATCCCAAGGTCTATGGCGAGGATCTGGCCGAGATGATCGCTTACGGCGCGAGCCCTCGAGCGACCATCGCGCTTGACCGATGCGCCCGCGTGCATGCCTGGATGCGCGGCGCTGCATTTGCCACCCCGTCGGATGTTCAGGCGGTTCTGCACGACGTGCTGCGCCACCGCGTGATCCTCAGCTACGAGGCCGAAGCCGACGGCAAAACCCCCGATTCCTTCATCGACGCGCTGATCGAGCGGGTCCCTGTGGCCTGA
- a CDS encoding DUF4381 domain-containing protein: protein MTPETEAQLAQLRDIRLPDPISWWPLAYGWWLALALLCAAILSGIVYVRWRKQTARARALRELAAIPGDDPQAFATAVSVLLRRVARRKDAFAAQLSGPRWAEYLTGKGLRPDLATYLAEATYAPRGADAPTDDLRHAAAHWIRRQT, encoded by the coding sequence ATGACGCCCGAAACAGAAGCGCAGCTTGCGCAATTGCGCGACATTCGCCTGCCTGACCCGATAAGCTGGTGGCCGCTGGCCTATGGCTGGTGGCTGGCCCTTGCCTTGCTCTGCGCAGCGATCCTGTCAGGGATCGTCTATGTCCGGTGGCGGAAACAGACCGCGCGCGCCCGCGCCCTGCGCGAACTGGCCGCGATCCCGGGCGACGATCCGCAGGCCTTTGCCACGGCTGTCTCGGTTCTGTTGCGCCGGGTGGCCCGCCGAAAAGACGCCTTTGCCGCGCAACTGAGCGGCCCGCGTTGGGCCGAGTATCTGACCGGCAAGGGCCTGCGGCCTGACCTCGCCACCTATCTGGCCGAGGCGACCTATGCCCCGCGCGGCGCCGATGCGCCGACAGATGACCTGCGCCACGCCGCGGCCCACTGGATCCGGAGGCAGACATGA
- a CDS encoding sensor histidine kinase, which yields MRLTSLTSGLPYKAALWSSLVFLTICAVAGFFLVKAVDSSLIAELAAQAESEAVLLSEIYAETGEAGLIETMRVTAQTTETSDRFASFLGADGTSLIGPISVRPDFLGTRRVTLDRFTAQALPGGYVVHVRRIDERTLVVGRNDAPVRTARARLIVGLSGFAAVITLTILCLGLWASRMSLQRLDQMGAALRDVGEGNMSARLPVLNRNDQFDQVSIRVNQNLDLLERAVGSMKATAAAIAHDLKTPLSHVQYALHAAADASLEGRDPLPHIEAALQETEELNGIFEAVLRISRIRATRDHSGFEMVDLDAIAAKTIEFLTPLAEQHGQSLTLETTHPAAIFADKGMVQQALVNIVKNAVTYAGENAQIRIVLSEGRIEVRDTGPGVPDQDPERLLEPFTRADSARSTEGSGLGLALVKAVAERHNALISIKNLDPGFLVSLTFQGVKDPSGPV from the coding sequence GTGCGCCTCACTAGCCTGACGTCCGGCCTGCCGTACAAGGCAGCCCTGTGGTCAAGCCTGGTGTTTTTGACGATCTGCGCCGTCGCAGGTTTCTTCCTGGTCAAAGCCGTCGACTCCTCCCTGATCGCGGAACTGGCCGCTCAGGCGGAATCCGAGGCCGTGCTCCTGTCGGAAATCTACGCCGAAACCGGCGAGGCCGGGCTGATCGAAACCATGCGTGTGACAGCGCAGACGACGGAGACCTCCGACCGGTTTGCCAGTTTCCTCGGCGCCGACGGGACGTCTTTGATCGGCCCGATTTCGGTCAGGCCCGATTTTCTTGGCACGCGGCGGGTGACACTCGACCGGTTCACGGCACAGGCGTTGCCCGGCGGCTATGTCGTGCATGTCCGCAGGATCGACGAAAGAACCCTGGTTGTCGGGCGCAACGATGCACCGGTCAGGACGGCCCGTGCACGTCTGATCGTCGGGCTGTCCGGTTTTGCCGCCGTGATCACCCTGACCATCCTGTGCCTGGGGCTTTGGGCCAGCCGGATGTCTCTGCAACGGCTGGATCAGATGGGCGCGGCCTTGCGTGACGTGGGCGAAGGCAACATGTCCGCGCGCCTTCCCGTCCTGAACCGCAACGATCAGTTCGATCAGGTGTCGATCCGGGTCAACCAGAACCTTGACCTTCTGGAACGGGCGGTTGGCAGTATGAAAGCCACCGCCGCGGCCATTGCGCACGACCTCAAGACGCCGCTGAGCCATGTGCAATACGCGCTGCATGCCGCCGCCGATGCCAGTCTGGAGGGTCGGGACCCCTTGCCGCATATCGAAGCGGCCTTGCAGGAAACCGAAGAGCTCAACGGCATATTCGAGGCAGTCCTGCGGATTTCCCGCATTCGCGCAACGCGCGACCACTCCGGGTTCGAGATGGTCGATCTCGATGCGATTGCAGCAAAAACAATCGAGTTCCTGACCCCGCTGGCCGAGCAGCACGGCCAAAGCCTGACGCTGGAAACGACACACCCCGCCGCCATTTTCGCCGACAAGGGGATGGTGCAGCAGGCCCTGGTGAACATCGTCAAGAACGCCGTGACCTATGCGGGGGAGAACGCGCAGATCAGGATTGTGCTCTCCGAGGGCAGGATCGAGGTGCGCGACACCGGTCCGGGCGTGCCGGATCAGGATCCGGAGCGGCTGCTAGAGCCTTTTACACGCGCGGATTCCGCGCGCTCCACGGAAGGGTCCGGGCTTGGGCTGGCCTTGGTCAAAGCCGTGGCAGAGAGGCACAATGCCTTGATTTCGATAAAGAACCTTGATCCCGGATTCCTAGTTTCCCTGACCTTTCAAGGCGTAAAGGACCCGTCGGGGCCGGTCTGA
- a CDS encoding LysR family transcriptional regulator — protein sequence MDIRQLRYLVFTARYSSFRIAADKLNATQPAVSKGIRVLEQSVGVRLLDRGPWGVKPTEYGERLIQYGEVLLALTEEARTEIDAMLGAKRGRLRVGSLATTVRGVVPTAARRFLKKSPEVDLTFYEELSPALQAQLLKGSIDVAVMSRPHDFPDDELEYRALLNSPMQIVADITHPLLQRERLSLGDLTRYQWILPARPDPDRLTLDSLFSKAQLPLPKAVCETTSSRFQVSMLAGSPWLSYLTTSSAYTSDDNAQLAPLPLPTPAWTRSVGVAYRKQRVSRPIVDGFLRELEIAAAEFSASLDDPS from the coding sequence ATGGATATTCGTCAGCTCCGCTACCTCGTCTTCACCGCTCGCTATTCCAGCTTCCGCATCGCAGCCGACAAGTTGAACGCGACACAACCTGCGGTCAGCAAAGGCATCCGCGTCCTGGAGCAATCCGTTGGCGTCCGCCTTCTGGACCGTGGTCCCTGGGGCGTGAAACCGACGGAGTATGGCGAGCGGTTGATCCAGTACGGCGAGGTGCTTTTGGCCCTGACGGAAGAAGCCCGCACCGAGATCGACGCCATGCTGGGGGCAAAGCGCGGGCGCCTTCGGGTCGGGTCGCTCGCCACCACCGTTCGCGGCGTCGTGCCCACCGCGGCCCGTCGGTTCCTCAAGAAATCCCCCGAAGTCGATCTGACCTTCTACGAGGAACTCTCGCCCGCCCTCCAGGCGCAGCTTCTGAAGGGATCGATCGATGTCGCCGTGATGTCCCGGCCGCATGACTTTCCGGATGACGAACTGGAATACCGCGCCCTTCTGAACAGTCCGATGCAGATCGTCGCCGATATCACGCACCCGCTCCTGCAACGCGAGCGGCTGTCTCTCGGCGACCTGACCCGCTATCAGTGGATCCTGCCGGCGCGTCCCGATCCTGACCGCCTTACCCTCGATTCGCTGTTCAGCAAGGCGCAGCTGCCGTTGCCCAAAGCGGTCTGCGAGACGACGTCGTCGCGCTTTCAGGTTTCGATGCTCGCGGGCTCCCCATGGCTGAGCTACCTGACAACCTCCAGCGCCTATACATCCGACGATAACGCACAACTGGCGCCGCTCCCGCTGCCCACACCCGCATGGACGCGGTCCGTGGGGGTTGCCTATCGCAAGCAGCGCGTGTCACGCCCCATCGTGGACGGTTTTCTTCGCGAGCTCGAGATCGCCGCCGCAGAGTTCTCCGCCAGCTTGGATGACCCGAGTTAG
- a CDS encoding response regulator transcription factor produces MKILLAEDDPKSADYICKGLKEQGFVVDWVADGREALTYCLYNDADLAIVDRMMPGMDGLSLVKALRAAKSNLPVIFLTALSDVDDRVDGLMAGGDDYLVKPFHLSELLARITVLGRRPKQSTQEPTELVVHDLKLNLLTRQAQRQGRNIDLLGKEFSLLQLFMENPGRIFSRTLILEKIWDFNFDPGTTVVETHVSKLRQKVDKPFDVALIHTVRNMGYTIRAPH; encoded by the coding sequence ATGAAGATCTTGCTCGCAGAAGACGACCCGAAGTCCGCAGACTACATTTGCAAGGGCTTGAAGGAACAGGGATTCGTCGTGGATTGGGTGGCCGACGGCCGCGAGGCGCTGACCTATTGCCTCTACAACGACGCGGATCTGGCCATCGTGGATCGGATGATGCCCGGCATGGATGGGCTGTCGCTTGTCAAAGCGTTACGCGCCGCCAAGTCAAACCTGCCGGTCATCTTTCTGACGGCCCTTTCGGATGTCGATGACCGTGTCGACGGCCTGATGGCCGGCGGCGATGACTATCTTGTCAAGCCGTTTCACCTGTCGGAACTTCTGGCGCGGATAACGGTGCTGGGACGCAGGCCGAAACAGTCGACCCAGGAACCGACGGAACTGGTCGTTCACGATCTGAAACTGAACCTTTTGACCCGCCAGGCGCAGCGGCAAGGCCGGAATATCGACCTGCTCGGGAAAGAGTTCTCCCTTTTGCAGCTGTTCATGGAAAATCCCGGCCGCATCTTCAGCCGGACCCTCATTCTCGAAAAGATCTGGGATTTCAACTTCGATCCCGGCACCACCGTGGTGGAAACGCATGTCAGCAAGTTGCGGCAGAAAGTCGACAAGCCCTTCGACGTGGCCTTGATTCATACGGTACGCAACATGGGATACACGATCCGTGCGCCTCACTAG
- a CDS encoding vWA domain-containing protein, whose translation MITFLWPLAFLLLPLPYLAWRFLKPVDPGLAGALKVPFFEALRARAGAGQTGGKPNLLKLATLTLVWILLATALARPALVGPEMPLPVEGRDIMMAIDLSGSMEERDFAVGGRPATRLSIVKETADDFISRRDGDRLGLVLFSDRAYLQAPLTFDREAVRKLLDQAQVGLTGQKTAIGDAIAVSVKRLKDRPEDGRVLVLLTDGANNEGVMSPDKAADLAAKLGIRIYTIGVGSARSRDLDERTLRQIADATGGAYFRATDVQGLAQIYRAIDRLEPVAGDPIHLRPEIDLYYWPAGAALLLSALLALFSLIPTSLGRTRQGA comes from the coding sequence ATGATCACCTTTTTATGGCCGCTGGCCTTTCTTCTCTTGCCCCTGCCCTATCTGGCCTGGCGCTTTCTGAAGCCCGTCGATCCCGGTCTGGCCGGTGCGTTGAAAGTGCCGTTCTTCGAGGCCCTGCGCGCCCGTGCCGGCGCCGGGCAAACCGGGGGCAAACCCAATCTTCTCAAGCTGGCCACGCTCACGCTGGTCTGGATTCTGCTTGCCACGGCGCTGGCCCGTCCGGCCCTGGTCGGCCCCGAAATGCCGCTGCCTGTCGAAGGGCGCGACATCATGATGGCGATCGACCTGTCCGGGTCGATGGAAGAGCGCGACTTTGCCGTGGGCGGACGCCCCGCGACCCGGTTGAGCATCGTCAAGGAGACGGCGGATGATTTCATCTCGCGCCGCGACGGCGACCGGCTGGGGCTCGTGCTCTTTTCAGACCGGGCCTATCTTCAGGCGCCTCTGACCTTTGACCGCGAAGCGGTGCGCAAGCTTCTCGATCAGGCTCAGGTGGGTCTGACGGGCCAGAAGACCGCCATTGGCGATGCCATTGCGGTTTCGGTGAAACGGCTGAAGGATCGCCCCGAAGACGGGCGCGTGCTTGTCCTGCTCACAGACGGGGCCAACAACGAAGGCGTGATGTCGCCAGACAAGGCCGCCGACCTGGCCGCGAAGCTGGGCATTCGCATCTACACCATCGGCGTGGGGTCCGCGCGCTCGCGCGATCTCGATGAACGCACGCTGCGCCAGATCGCGGACGCCACGGGCGGGGCCTATTTCCGCGCAACCGATGTGCAGGGCCTGGCCCAGATCTACCGGGCCATCGACCGGCTGGAACCGGTGGCCGGCGATCCGATCCACCTGCGCCCCGAGATCGACCTTTATTACTGGCCCGCTGGCGCCGCGCTGCTGCTCTCTGCGCTGCTCGCTTTGTTCTCCCTTATTCCGACCTCGCTGGGCCGGACAAGACAAGGAGCCTGA
- a CDS encoding YfdX family protein, whose amino-acid sequence MKTANKLVATGLIAIMGSTALVSMASAGTDATAAPSAQQEVVTAKDVTVSGTARNVLAGVQYAKAAIGQGQTDVAKKILADVNGLFGDQDGTVMMKTDKGFSLPIDTGLTLAKGFTPTEVHEAAFAKAQTLMADGNINEVISTLTDAGVDLVAEIALLPYTPTVDSLTQAAADLDAGQVDQATASLDAILASVHVASFAPDALPAQGYAMSDIQQG is encoded by the coding sequence ATGAAAACCGCCAACAAACTCGTCGCCACCGGCCTCATCGCCATAATGGGCTCCACCGCTCTGGTGTCCATGGCATCCGCCGGGACCGACGCCACCGCCGCGCCCAGTGCGCAGCAAGAGGTCGTCACCGCCAAAGACGTCACCGTCTCGGGGACCGCGCGCAACGTGCTGGCCGGTGTCCAATACGCGAAAGCCGCGATTGGCCAGGGCCAGACCGATGTTGCCAAGAAAATACTTGCGGACGTGAATGGCCTGTTCGGGGATCAGGACGGCACGGTGATGATGAAAACCGACAAGGGTTTCAGCCTGCCCATCGACACGGGCCTGACCCTCGCCAAGGGGTTCACCCCGACCGAAGTACATGAGGCCGCGTTCGCCAAGGCTCAGACCCTGATGGCGGACGGCAATATCAACGAGGTGATCAGCACGCTGACCGATGCCGGTGTGGATCTGGTCGCCGAGATCGCGCTGCTGCCTTACACCCCGACCGTGGACAGCCTGACACAGGCCGCCGCCGATCTGGATGCGGGCCAGGTGGATCAGGCCACAGCGTCGCTCGATGCCATCCTCGCCTCTGTCCACGTGGCATCCTTTGCCCCCGACGCGCTGCCCGCGCAGGGCTATGCCATGAGCGATATTCAACAAGGTTAA
- a CDS encoding ABC transporter permease has translation MSAFVINRLLQAVLVLFVMSVLVFVGIYLVGDPISMLVSPEATDLERDAVRESFGLDRPIFVQYVTFLGSALQGDFGRSFLTGEPALQLILERMPATVELVGFAMFFSVVIGVPLGIIAGLRPEAAYSKIIMTGSIFGFSLPTFWVGMVLIMFFAVQLGILPTSGRGETVQVGPIQLSILTLDGLRHLILPALTLGLTKASLIIRVTRAATREIQAMDYIKFARAKGLSSSRILRVHLLKNVLIPIITVAGLEFGQALAFAVVTETVFSWPGMGKLLIDSILTLDRPVVVAYVLIMVLFLVLLNLVIDLLYMVIDPSSREKVRD, from the coding sequence TTGTCGGCTTTCGTCATCAATCGGCTGTTGCAGGCCGTCCTTGTCCTTTTCGTCATGTCCGTCCTCGTCTTTGTCGGCATCTACCTTGTCGGGGATCCGATCTCGATGCTGGTCAGCCCCGAGGCGACGGATCTCGAACGGGACGCCGTGCGCGAGAGCTTCGGGCTCGATCGGCCGATCTTCGTGCAGTACGTCACCTTTCTGGGCAGCGCGTTGCAGGGGGATTTCGGGCGCAGCTTCCTCACCGGCGAGCCGGCGCTGCAACTCATTCTCGAACGGATGCCGGCCACGGTCGAACTCGTCGGTTTCGCGATGTTCTTTTCCGTCGTCATAGGCGTGCCGCTCGGCATCATCGCGGGGCTGCGTCCCGAAGCGGCCTACTCGAAGATCATCATGACGGGCTCGATCTTCGGCTTCAGCCTTCCGACGTTCTGGGTCGGCATGGTCCTCATCATGTTCTTCGCGGTGCAACTCGGCATCCTGCCGACATCCGGGCGGGGGGAAACGGTCCAGGTTGGCCCGATCCAGCTCAGCATCCTTACGCTCGACGGCCTGCGACACCTGATCCTGCCGGCGTTGACTCTCGGTCTGACGAAGGCGTCTCTCATCATCCGCGTCACCCGAGCGGCGACACGCGAAATCCAGGCGATGGACTACATCAAGTTCGCCCGCGCCAAGGGGCTCTCCTCCTCGCGCATCCTGCGCGTTCACCTGCTCAAGAACGTGCTCATCCCGATCATCACCGTGGCGGGGCTCGAATTCGGCCAGGCGCTGGCCTTCGCCGTCGTCACCGAGACGGTCTTCTCCTGGCCCGGTATGGGCAAGCTGCTGATCGACTCGATCCTCACGCTCGATCGGCCCGTGGTCGTCGCCTACGTCCTCATCATGGTCCTGTTCCTGGTCCTGCTCAACCTCGTGATCGACCTTCTTTACATGGTGATCGACCCCAGTTCCCGCGAAAAGGTCCGTGACTGA
- a CDS encoding ABC transporter permease yields the protein MTVQSTLAASPARTRADTPFRRITRQFFENRLAVLGLVILIVLTLPSFLAPWVAPQNPYDIATLDIFDSQLPPFSTSSSGDITYWLGTDGQARDVLSAILYGMRTSLIVAFSAVAGALFIGTAVGLIAAYFGGVVDAVLMRTVDIQLSFPAILVALVLLSVLGQGIDKVIIALIIVQWAYFARTARSSAIVERNREYVLAARSLSLGSRRIIFRHMLPNTMPPLIVIATIDLAHAITAEATLSFLGIGVPVTEPSLGMLIANGFEFMMSGEYWISLFPGIALTLIVLGINLVGDHLRDILNPRNAQ from the coding sequence ATGACTGTGCAATCCACTCTTGCGGCCAGCCCCGCCCGCACCCGCGCCGACACGCCGTTCCGCCGGATCACGCGCCAGTTCTTTGAGAATCGCCTCGCCGTTCTGGGTTTGGTCATCCTCATCGTTCTTACGCTTCCCTCTTTCCTCGCCCCATGGGTCGCGCCGCAGAACCCGTACGACATCGCCACGCTCGATATCTTCGATTCGCAGCTGCCCCCGTTCAGCACGTCGTCGTCGGGGGACATCACCTACTGGCTCGGAACCGACGGACAGGCGCGGGACGTGCTTTCGGCCATCCTTTACGGGATGCGCACCAGCCTGATAGTCGCCTTCAGCGCCGTCGCGGGGGCGCTGTTCATCGGGACTGCCGTCGGTCTCATCGCGGCCTATTTCGGCGGCGTGGTCGATGCGGTCCTGATGCGGACGGTGGACATCCAGCTTTCCTTTCCGGCGATCCTCGTGGCGCTCGTCCTGTTGTCGGTGCTGGGTCAGGGGATCGACAAGGTGATCATCGCCCTGATCATCGTCCAGTGGGCCTATTTCGCGCGGACGGCCCGCAGTTCGGCCATCGTGGAGCGCAACCGCGAATACGTGCTGGCGGCGCGCAGCCTGTCGCTTGGATCGCGCCGGATCATCTTTCGCCACATGCTGCCGAACACGATGCCGCCGCTGATCGTCATCGCCACCATCGACCTGGCCCATGCCATCACGGCAGAGGCGACGCTGTCCTTCCTTGGCATCGGCGTGCCGGTGACCGAGCCGTCGCTTGGCATGCTCATCGCGAACGGGTTCGAGTTCATGATGTCCGGCGAATACTGGATCTCGCTCTTTCCCGGTATCGCCCTGACCCTGATCGTCCTCGGCATCAATCTTGTCGGTGACCATCTGCGCGACATTCTCAACCCGAGGAACGCCCAATGA
- a CDS encoding ABC transporter substrate-binding protein produces MSFTRSHLFASTAALLLACTPAIAEDLVIGTKSEPSSLDPQFHVLSPNMQVSLAIFEPLVRQDAQGAIEPLLAESWELASPTEWDFHLRDGVTFSDGTPLTAQDVVFSLDRVAKVPNSPTPFTLFTRQIAGVEALDDTTVRITTKQTYPNLTVDLVNLPIMSKAAASGDAPEGRTTTELNRGEGLIGTGPFTFSSWQKGADLVLEANTSYWGGAPDWDRVIMRPMTNPATRSAALLAGDIDMMEDVPTGSVDQIEGDPSVKIVSGPPARVIFIALDQDRDDSPGISGTEGENPLKIKEVREALFRAIDREGIVSRVMGGAAVAAGSLGTPNMFGTSAEHEVPAPADPERAAQLLEDAGYGDGFSITLGSPSGRYVNDARVAQTVAAMWSRIGVKTAVDAAAPPVFFKNRDQRAYSAYLASWGNNTGEIGTTLGAQLATYDKEASQGSANAGRYSNPELDALLSKASKTMDDDARAKLLEEADALAMSDFAILPIHFEVPSWGLRADLEYEARADQFTLPQNVTRSE; encoded by the coding sequence ATGAGCTTCACACGTTCGCACCTCTTCGCAAGCACTGCCGCGCTTCTGCTGGCCTGCACGCCGGCAATCGCCGAAGATCTGGTCATCGGCACCAAGTCCGAACCCTCCTCGCTGGACCCGCAATTCCACGTTCTTTCGCCGAACATGCAGGTGTCCCTCGCCATATTCGAACCGCTCGTCCGTCAGGACGCGCAAGGCGCGATCGAGCCGCTTCTGGCCGAAAGCTGGGAGCTGGCGAGCCCGACGGAGTGGGACTTTCACCTGAGGGACGGCGTGACCTTTTCGGACGGCACGCCGCTGACCGCGCAGGATGTGGTCTTCTCGCTCGACCGGGTGGCCAAGGTGCCGAACAGCCCGACGCCGTTCACTCTGTTCACGCGGCAGATCGCCGGCGTCGAAGCCCTGGATGACACCACGGTACGGATCACCACAAAGCAAACCTACCCGAACCTGACCGTCGATCTGGTCAACCTCCCGATCATGTCGAAAGCCGCCGCCTCCGGGGATGCGCCCGAGGGGCGGACGACCACCGAGCTTAACCGCGGCGAAGGGCTGATCGGCACCGGACCGTTCACCTTCTCGTCCTGGCAGAAGGGCGCGGATCTCGTCCTCGAAGCGAACACGTCCTATTGGGGCGGTGCGCCGGACTGGGACCGCGTCATCATGCGACCGATGACCAATCCGGCAACGCGCTCCGCAGCGCTTCTGGCGGGCGACATCGACATGATGGAGGACGTGCCCACAGGCAGTGTCGATCAGATCGAAGGCGATCCGAGCGTAAAGATCGTCTCGGGCCCGCCCGCACGGGTCATCTTTATCGCCCTCGATCAGGACCGGGACGACAGCCCGGGGATCTCCGGAACGGAAGGCGAGAACCCCCTCAAGATCAAGGAAGTCCGCGAGGCGCTTTTCCGCGCGATTGACCGCGAAGGGATTGTGAGCCGTGTCATGGGGGGCGCTGCCGTAGCGGCTGGCAGCCTCGGAACGCCGAACATGTTCGGGACCAGTGCAGAGCATGAGGTGCCCGCCCCCGCCGACCCCGAACGCGCGGCGCAATTGCTTGAGGACGCCGGGTACGGCGATGGGTTTTCCATCACGCTCGGCTCACCCAGCGGGCGATACGTCAACGACGCCCGCGTCGCGCAGACAGTCGCCGCGATGTGGAGCCGGATCGGCGTCAAGACGGCTGTCGATGCCGCGGCGCCGCCGGTCTTCTTCAAGAACCGCGACCAGCGGGCCTACAGCGCCTACCTCGCATCCTGGGGCAACAACACCGGCGAGATCGGCACGACCCTAGGTGCCCAGCTGGCGACCTACGACAAGGAAGCGAGCCAGGGCAGCGCGAATGCGGGCCGCTACTCCAACCCCGAGCTTGACGCGCTGCTGAGCAAGGCGAGCAAGACCATGGACGATGACGCGCGCGCCAAGCTTCTGGAAGAGGCGGATGCGCTCGCGATGTCTGACTTCGCGATCCTGCCGATCCATTTCGAGGTTCCGTCCTGGGGCCTGCGCGCGGATCTCGAGTACGAAGCGCGCGCGGACCAGTTCACGTTGCCGCAAAACGTGACCCGGTCCGAGTGA
- a CDS encoding DUF58 domain-containing protein codes for MSGVVATVPELLRARPPRHQTGFAPGGRVSTHGWGTNASVFRGRGMEFSEARAYQPGDDVRAIDWRVTARTGTAHTKLFQEERERPVYILVDMRAMMQFGTRVRFKSHLAAEVAAMLAWVGHDGGDRVGGLILSRDGLMDFRAGRTRKSVLRFLEKISEETEPEHATGHEVMLAAGLRRLRRSCKPGTLAFVISDFNDFDDLTARELRHLGHSAQVTAIEITDPLDEMLPPGGGRISDGTGGLSLASLGRRDVQDYAKAFAERHARLETLCRKSRMALHHLHTGDDPKAILNPSKPRLISK; via the coding sequence ATGTCTGGTGTCGTTGCAACCGTTCCCGAGCTTTTGCGCGCGCGCCCGCCGCGCCACCAAACCGGGTTCGCCCCCGGAGGCCGGGTATCCACCCATGGCTGGGGCACCAATGCGTCGGTGTTTCGCGGGCGCGGGATGGAGTTTTCCGAGGCCCGCGCCTATCAGCCCGGTGACGACGTCCGTGCCATCGACTGGCGCGTGACCGCCCGTACCGGCACCGCGCATACCAAGCTGTTTCAGGAAGAGCGCGAGCGCCCTGTCTATATCCTCGTGGACATGCGGGCCATGATGCAGTTCGGCACCCGCGTCCGGTTCAAGTCGCATCTGGCGGCCGAGGTCGCGGCCATGCTGGCCTGGGTCGGACATGATGGCGGCGACCGGGTTGGTGGGCTCATCCTGTCGCGCGACGGGCTGATGGATTTTCGCGCCGGGCGCACCCGAAAGTCGGTTCTGCGGTTTCTCGAAAAGATCAGCGAAGAGACAGAGCCAGAGCATGCGACCGGCCATGAAGTGATGCTGGCCGCGGGTCTGCGCCGGCTGCGGCGCAGCTGCAAGCCCGGCACATTGGCCTTTGTCATCAGCGATTTCAACGACTTCGACGATCTCACGGCACGCGAGCTGCGCCATCTGGGGCATAGCGCCCAAGTCACCGCAATCGAGATCACCGACCCGCTCGATGAGATGCTGCCCCCCGGCGGTGGCCGCATCAGCGATGGCACCGGGGGCCTGTCGCTTGCCTCGCTCGGGCGGCGGGACGTGCAGGACTACGCCAAGGCCTTTGCCGAGCGTCACGCGCGGCTGGAGACCCTGTGCCGCAAAAGCCGGATGGCCCTGCATCACCTGCACACGGGCGACGACCCCAAGGCGATCCTCAACCCATCGAAACCCCGGCTGATTTCAAAATAG